The nucleotide window GCGGAGGAACGCCCGAAAAACCGGTGGGCCTGGTGTATATGGCCCTTGCAAGTGACATGGGAACTGCTGCCGAACGATATCAATTTGTCGGCAGCCGGATAAATATAAAGCTGAGCGCATCCCAGTTTGCGTTAAACATGCTGAGGCTGTTCTTGGCAGGAAATTCCTCTTAGCCCTCTTGGCTGAATGAGGATATTCCGGGACATTCCGAAAAAAAGAGACCATGAAGGTTATCCGCACATTCGTAGCAGTCTTGATGGACGATGCCATTAGGCGCAGGGTCGCCGAGGTCCAAAGTCAACTCAAGAAGCTCGCCCCGGACGTGAAATGGGTCGCGCCCGAAAACTTCCACATCACCATGAAGTTCCTTGGAAATGTCGATGAGGCCGTATTGCCGGATGTCATCTCCGCTGTCGAAGAGGGCGCACAGGGCTTTTCACCGTTCGACCTGGCCATATCATCAGTCGGGGCATTTCCGAACCCCGCAAGGGCAAGGGTGGTCTGGGTAGGCAGCGCTGACGGCCGCGAGAAGCTCGCCGAACTTGCGCGGTCGATAGACAAA belongs to Armatimonadota bacterium and includes:
- the thpR gene encoding RNA 2',3'-cyclic phosphodiesterase is translated as MKVIRTFVAVLMDDAIRRRVAEVQSQLKKLAPDVKWVAPENFHITMKFLGNVDEAVLPDVISAVEEGAQGFSPFDLAISSVGAFPNPARARVVWVGSADGREKLAELARSIDKKLVEMGFEKEDKPFKAHITIGRVKTSRFLRALAEGIGKVDANNLGTQRVSGVAVMRSNLGREGPTYTPIQVIDL